In the genome of Vanacampus margaritifer isolate UIUO_Vmar chromosome 1, RoL_Vmar_1.0, whole genome shotgun sequence, one region contains:
- the hnf4a gene encoding hepatocyte nuclear factor 4-alpha isoform X2, whose product MFGHHGTPRFSTSDSSPAESTNMSAAGHLTAGSLCAICGDRATGKHYGASSCDGCKGFFRRSVRKNHMYSCRFNRQCIVDKDKRNQCRYCRLKKCFRAGMKKEAVQNERDRISTRRSSYEDSSLPSINALIQADVLSKQITSPAPILNGDIRTKKIATITDVCESMKQQLLVLVEWAKYIPAFCDLPLDDQVALLRAHAGEHLLLGAAKRSMLYKDILLLGNDHIIPRNCPELEVGRVAVRILDELVLPFQELQIDDNEYACLKAIVFFDPDAKGLSDPGKIKRMRYQVQVSLEDYINDRQYDSRGRFGELLLLLPTLQSITWQMIEQIQFVKLFGMAKIDNLLQEMLLGGSANEAPHAPHSLHPHLVQEHLSSNVIVASNMPTPIHNGQISTPETPIPSPPTASSSEHYKIAQGVIATVPKQPTSIPQPTITKQEAI is encoded by the exons ATTCCTCGCCGGCTGAGAGCACCAACATGAGCGCCGCGGGCCACCTGACGGCAGGCAGCCTGTGCGCCATCTGCGGGGACAGAGCCACGGGCAAGCACTACGGCGCATCCAGCTGCGACGGCTGCAAAGGCTTCTTTCGCCGCAGCGTCCGCAAAAACCACATGTACTCGTGCAG GTTCAACAGACAATGCATCGTGGACAAAGACAAGAGAAATCAATGCCGATACTGCAGACTGAAGAAATGCTTCAGGGCTGGCATGAAGAAAGAAG CGGTGCAGAACGAAAGAGACCGCATCAGCACCAGAAGATCCAGCTACGAAGACAGCAGTTTACCCTCCATCAATGCACTCATCCAAGCAGACGTGCTGTCAAAACAG ATCACCTCACCCGCGCCCATCCTAAACGGCGACATCCGCACCAAAAAGATCGCCACCATCACGGACGTGTGCGAGTCCATGAAACAGCAGCTGCTGGTGTTGGTGGAGTGGGCCAAGTACATCCCGGCCTTCTGTGACCTGCCCCTGGATGACCAG GTGGCTTTGCTTCGAGCTCATGCTGGAGAACATCTGTTGCTTGGCGCTGCGAAGAGGTCCATGCTCTACAAAGATATCCTCTTATTAG GAAACGATCACATCATTCCCAGGAACTGCCCAGAGCTGGAGGTAGGCCGGGTGGCTGTGAGGATCCTGGATGAGCTGGTGCTTCCTTTCCAAGAGCTTCAAATAGATGATAACGAATATGCCTGCTTGAAGGCCATCGTTTTCTTTGATCCAG ACGCAAAAGGTCTGAGTGACCCCGGAAAGATCAAACGAATGCGATACCAAGTCCAGGTCAGCCTGGAGGACTACATCAACGACCGGCAATACGACTCCCGCGGACGTTTCGGGGAACTGCTCCTCCTGCTGCCGACGCTGCAGAGCATCACCTGGCAGATGATTGAACAAATCCAGTTTGTCAAACTTTTCGGAATGGCCAAGATTGACAATCTTCTGCAGGAGATGCTTCTCGGAG GCTCTGCCAATGAAGCACCACATGCACCTCATTCTCTTCACCCTCACCTGGTTCAGGAGCACCTCAGCAGCAACGTCATCGTGGCCAGCAACATGCCCACGCCCATCCATAATGGACAAATCT CCACTCCGGAAACCCCGATACCGTCTCCGCCTACAGCGTCCAGCTCAGAACATTACAAAATAGCTCAAGGGGTCATAGCCACTGTCCCCAAGCAGCCAACTTCAATCCCTCAGCCGACTATCACCAAGCAAGAGGCCATCTAA
- the hnf4a gene encoding hepatocyte nuclear factor 4-alpha isoform X1 codes for MDMADYSEALDPAYTTLEFENMHVLAMGADSSPAESTNMSAAGHLTAGSLCAICGDRATGKHYGASSCDGCKGFFRRSVRKNHMYSCRFNRQCIVDKDKRNQCRYCRLKKCFRAGMKKEAVQNERDRISTRRSSYEDSSLPSINALIQADVLSKQITSPAPILNGDIRTKKIATITDVCESMKQQLLVLVEWAKYIPAFCDLPLDDQVALLRAHAGEHLLLGAAKRSMLYKDILLLGNDHIIPRNCPELEVGRVAVRILDELVLPFQELQIDDNEYACLKAIVFFDPDAKGLSDPGKIKRMRYQVQVSLEDYINDRQYDSRGRFGELLLLLPTLQSITWQMIEQIQFVKLFGMAKIDNLLQEMLLGGSANEAPHAPHSLHPHLVQEHLSSNVIVASNMPTPIHNGQISTPETPIPSPPTASSSEHYKIAQGVIATVPKQPTSIPQPTITKQEAI; via the exons ATTCCTCGCCGGCTGAGAGCACCAACATGAGCGCCGCGGGCCACCTGACGGCAGGCAGCCTGTGCGCCATCTGCGGGGACAGAGCCACGGGCAAGCACTACGGCGCATCCAGCTGCGACGGCTGCAAAGGCTTCTTTCGCCGCAGCGTCCGCAAAAACCACATGTACTCGTGCAG GTTCAACAGACAATGCATCGTGGACAAAGACAAGAGAAATCAATGCCGATACTGCAGACTGAAGAAATGCTTCAGGGCTGGCATGAAGAAAGAAG CGGTGCAGAACGAAAGAGACCGCATCAGCACCAGAAGATCCAGCTACGAAGACAGCAGTTTACCCTCCATCAATGCACTCATCCAAGCAGACGTGCTGTCAAAACAG ATCACCTCACCCGCGCCCATCCTAAACGGCGACATCCGCACCAAAAAGATCGCCACCATCACGGACGTGTGCGAGTCCATGAAACAGCAGCTGCTGGTGTTGGTGGAGTGGGCCAAGTACATCCCGGCCTTCTGTGACCTGCCCCTGGATGACCAG GTGGCTTTGCTTCGAGCTCATGCTGGAGAACATCTGTTGCTTGGCGCTGCGAAGAGGTCCATGCTCTACAAAGATATCCTCTTATTAG GAAACGATCACATCATTCCCAGGAACTGCCCAGAGCTGGAGGTAGGCCGGGTGGCTGTGAGGATCCTGGATGAGCTGGTGCTTCCTTTCCAAGAGCTTCAAATAGATGATAACGAATATGCCTGCTTGAAGGCCATCGTTTTCTTTGATCCAG ACGCAAAAGGTCTGAGTGACCCCGGAAAGATCAAACGAATGCGATACCAAGTCCAGGTCAGCCTGGAGGACTACATCAACGACCGGCAATACGACTCCCGCGGACGTTTCGGGGAACTGCTCCTCCTGCTGCCGACGCTGCAGAGCATCACCTGGCAGATGATTGAACAAATCCAGTTTGTCAAACTTTTCGGAATGGCCAAGATTGACAATCTTCTGCAGGAGATGCTTCTCGGAG GCTCTGCCAATGAAGCACCACATGCACCTCATTCTCTTCACCCTCACCTGGTTCAGGAGCACCTCAGCAGCAACGTCATCGTGGCCAGCAACATGCCCACGCCCATCCATAATGGACAAATCT CCACTCCGGAAACCCCGATACCGTCTCCGCCTACAGCGTCCAGCTCAGAACATTACAAAATAGCTCAAGGGGTCATAGCCACTGTCCCCAAGCAGCCAACTTCAATCCCTCAGCCGACTATCACCAAGCAAGAGGCCATCTAA